The Chitinophaga sp. H8 genome contains a region encoding:
- a CDS encoding gliding motility-associated C-terminal domain-containing protein: MKLSFMNCLIEVRAWLVYYFKCLLGNNIQRLCCVFILISHPFILTGQDIALQNPSLEGKAQTQRVPPPWYSYSKSPDTQPGSLDITLAPSDGNTFIGMIWGKAWPERFAQNIENGLKAGKVYTLSFDLAYPAHYIEDICTGSFAIYGSNPNEEPELLWESGAFYHEEWKRYSAVIAPLKTYHQLIFGPYNIVTCKSDAFTGVLVDNFSPIIREVPKIELFTRNTCKGTNTGSALVRVKGGQAPYQYTWSPGGNTTEEIANLGIGIYEVTVTGANGVIIKEQVHIEETEVLAEAVLTPATCYNLNDAAIGILVSGGNAPYSFSLNNGSVIQNEPGFKHLKAGNYKVEVMDSRGCSITLNNLHINQPPQFQIQTVNTKPVSCTETRDGKIALDVKGGTAPYSYSLGAHSWQPDSTWNQLDAGRYYFQVKDKNGCKLTGETEVVKNWRDCAVFVPTAFSPNGDGINDIFRAKVHDDVYNYRLTVYNRWGQQIFQSNDPAQGWDGGQQTTGNYFWVLIYTDSKHQARKQQGNLVLIK; encoded by the coding sequence ATGAAACTATCCTTTATGAATTGCCTTATTGAGGTAAGGGCATGGCTTGTCTATTATTTTAAATGTTTATTAGGCAATAATATTCAACGTTTATGCTGTGTATTTATATTAATAAGCCATCCTTTTATATTGACTGGACAAGATATCGCATTGCAAAACCCATCTTTGGAAGGAAAAGCTCAAACACAGCGGGTGCCGCCACCCTGGTATAGTTATAGTAAATCTCCCGATACACAGCCGGGCTCTTTAGATATAACATTGGCGCCTTCTGATGGTAATACATTTATAGGGATGATATGGGGTAAAGCATGGCCAGAGAGATTTGCGCAAAATATTGAAAATGGATTAAAGGCTGGTAAAGTTTACACCTTATCCTTCGATTTGGCTTATCCGGCTCATTATATTGAAGATATTTGTACTGGATCCTTTGCTATATATGGAAGTAATCCAAATGAAGAGCCAGAGCTTTTATGGGAATCTGGAGCATTTTATCATGAGGAATGGAAACGTTACTCCGCTGTTATTGCACCGCTGAAAACATATCATCAACTCATTTTTGGTCCTTATAATATTGTTACCTGTAAAAGTGATGCTTTTACAGGTGTTCTTGTTGATAATTTTTCACCCATTATCCGGGAAGTACCTAAAATCGAGTTGTTTACGAGAAACACCTGTAAAGGGACTAATACAGGAAGTGCTTTGGTAAGAGTAAAAGGAGGCCAGGCGCCTTATCAATATACTTGGAGCCCGGGAGGAAATACAACTGAAGAAATCGCTAATTTAGGCATTGGTATTTATGAAGTAACAGTTACAGGGGCCAATGGTGTGATAATTAAAGAGCAGGTACATATTGAGGAAACTGAAGTGCTGGCAGAAGCAGTATTAACCCCCGCCACTTGTTATAATCTAAATGATGCTGCAATTGGTATCCTTGTCAGCGGAGGTAATGCACCATATAGTTTCAGCTTGAATAATGGAAGTGTTATTCAGAATGAACCAGGTTTTAAGCATTTGAAAGCAGGCAATTACAAAGTTGAAGTAATGGATAGCAGGGGATGTAGCATTACTTTAAATAATTTACACATTAATCAACCTCCACAATTTCAGATTCAAACTGTTAATACTAAACCAGTCAGTTGTACAGAAACAAGAGATGGGAAAATAGCATTGGATGTAAAGGGAGGCACAGCTCCATATTCCTATAGCCTGGGCGCGCATTCCTGGCAGCCTGATAGTACCTGGAATCAGTTAGATGCGGGTAGATATTATTTTCAGGTAAAGGATAAAAATGGATGTAAGCTGACGGGAGAGACGGAGGTTGTAAAAAACTGGCGTGATTGCGCCGTGTTTGTACCAACTGCGTTTAGTCCTAATGGCGACGGAATTAATGATATATTCAGAGCAAAGGTACATGATGATGTATATAATTACCGGTTGACTGTTTACAATAGGTGGGGCCAACAGATTTTTCAAAGCAATGATCCGGCTCAGGGATGGGATGGCGGACAACAAACAACGGGAAACTATTTTTGGGTACTAATATATACAGATAGTAAGCATCAGGCCCGTAAACAACAAGGTAATCTGGTTTTAATAAAATAA
- a CDS encoding Crp/Fnr family transcriptional regulator has product MPDTIIARQPSTASINKVLDRFKQLYPVSEAFKKDFSEHAFEIEVAKNVMLLKEGDYCHHVFFIQQGVLRAFSQRGKKEIITWIILENSFATSISGLYGIKPARENIQAIEPAILTGISFETLQRWYVDYPEINIVMRKIFEIYYQGAEERAFISRMGNAMEKYKYFNDQWPGLMNRVPLAYIASFLGIRLETLSRVRKKQLTLHKESAS; this is encoded by the coding sequence ATGCCAGATACGATCATTGCCAGACAACCCTCCACAGCCTCTATCAATAAAGTGCTTGATCGCTTTAAACAGTTATACCCAGTTAGCGAGGCATTTAAAAAGGATTTTTCCGAGCATGCATTTGAGATCGAGGTAGCCAAAAATGTAATGCTATTAAAAGAAGGGGATTATTGTCATCATGTATTCTTTATTCAGCAAGGTGTATTACGTGCCTTTTCTCAAAGGGGGAAAAAGGAAATCATCACCTGGATAATACTGGAAAACAGTTTTGCTACTTCTATATCAGGGCTCTATGGAATCAAGCCTGCCAGAGAAAACATTCAGGCTATAGAACCCGCAATACTCACCGGTATATCATTTGAAACCCTGCAAAGATGGTATGTTGATTATCCGGAAATCAATATAGTAATGCGAAAAATATTTGAGATCTACTACCAGGGGGCTGAAGAAAGAGCCTTTATCAGCAGGATGGGAAATGCTATGGAAAAGTATAAGTACTTTAATGATCAATGGCCTGGCCTTATGAATCGGGTGCCCCTTGCATATATTGCCTCTTTCCTCGGCATCAGATTGGAAACTTTAAGCCGTGTCAGGAAAAAACAACTGACACTTCACAAGGAATCTGCTTCTTAA
- a CDS encoding tyrosine-protein phosphatase, whose protein sequence is MFFFRRKNTDSQFLANFLSNIETDIHSHLIPGIDDGVQEVDTSVAFIGQLHELGIKKIITTPHIMMDRYPNSADTIALPFQKLQAALTEARLDIPFKHAAEYYMDEYFEELMKAPLLTLNGELVLVEISFMSAPPQLHNWIFTLEAQGYRPIMAHPERYAYGHANFDLYHQFKKMGCLLQVNLLSLTGYYGKHIQQAAEKLVADKMIDYIGTDLHHEKHLQAITAIGKNKKVLKVLDQYPFKNRELTSQA, encoded by the coding sequence ATGTTCTTTTTTCGCAGAAAAAATACTGATAGCCAATTTTTAGCCAACTTTTTATCCAATATAGAAACGGATATACATTCTCATCTTATTCCCGGAATTGACGATGGTGTTCAGGAAGTAGACACGAGTGTTGCATTTATCGGGCAATTGCATGAATTGGGTATAAAAAAAATCATTACCACACCCCATATCATGATGGATAGATATCCCAATTCTGCGGATACAATAGCTCTTCCATTCCAAAAGCTGCAAGCTGCCTTAACAGAAGCACGTTTGGACATTCCATTTAAGCATGCGGCAGAGTACTATATGGATGAATACTTTGAAGAGCTTATGAAAGCGCCTTTATTAACACTTAATGGTGAACTTGTTCTGGTAGAAATTTCTTTCATGTCGGCCCCTCCCCAGCTACACAATTGGATTTTTACCTTGGAAGCACAAGGGTATCGTCCTATTATGGCACATCCGGAAAGATATGCGTATGGACATGCCAACTTTGACCTTTACCATCAATTCAAAAAGATGGGCTGCCTGTTGCAGGTTAATCTATTATCTCTGACTGGATATTATGGCAAACATATACAGCAAGCTGCAGAAAAGTTGGTTGCAGACAAAATGATAGATTATATTGGTACAGACCTCCATCATGAAAAGCATCTGCAGGCAATTACAGCCATCGGAAAAAACAAGAAAGTGCTTAAAGTATTAGACCAATATCCATTCAAAAACAGGGAGCTTACTTCACAAGCATAG
- a CDS encoding GAF domain-containing protein — MAEDLNIIQGSKEVQYRSIIPQLSALLEGEPDLVANMANMAAALKQQFGWFWVGFYLVKAEELVLGPFQGPVACTRIRKGKGVCGSCWEQARTLIVPDVALFPGHIACSSLSKSEIVIPLMKDGIVAGVLDIDSEFPAQFDETDQQYLEEIVKLIVI, encoded by the coding sequence ATGGCAGAAGATTTAAACATTATCCAGGGAAGCAAAGAGGTACAATACCGCTCAATTATACCACAACTTAGTGCTTTATTGGAAGGGGAGCCTGATCTGGTAGCCAATATGGCTAATATGGCTGCTGCATTAAAGCAACAGTTTGGCTGGTTTTGGGTAGGATTTTACCTGGTTAAGGCAGAGGAGCTGGTTTTAGGGCCCTTTCAGGGACCGGTAGCCTGTACCCGTATCAGGAAAGGAAAAGGTGTTTGTGGCAGCTGCTGGGAACAGGCACGTACGTTAATTGTTCCGGATGTTGCACTTTTCCCGGGCCATATTGCCTGCAGCAGTTTATCAAAGTCTGAAATTGTAATCCCATTGATGAAAGATGGCATCGTGGCAGGTGTACTTGATATTGACAGTGAATTCCCTGCCCAATTTGATGAAACAGATCAGCAATACCTGGAAGAAATTGTAAAATTAATTGTGATATAA
- the idi gene encoding isopentenyl-diphosphate Delta-isomerase — translation MNQPEVILVNEKDEVTGTMEKMEAHLKGLLHRAFSVFIINDAGEMLLQQRAFTKYHSAGLWTNACCSHPYPGESTIAAASRRLMEELGAACPLQEVFSFTYRTEFDNGLIEHEYDHVLLGTYNGNITPDSTEVNDFRFFPVDTIRQLMKETPLQFTSWFHQAFPLMLPYLE, via the coding sequence ATGAATCAGCCAGAGGTAATATTGGTGAATGAAAAGGACGAAGTAACGGGAACGATGGAAAAAATGGAGGCGCATCTTAAAGGGTTATTGCACCGTGCATTTTCCGTATTTATTATCAATGATGCAGGTGAAATGTTACTGCAACAACGCGCATTCACAAAGTATCATTCTGCCGGATTATGGACAAATGCCTGCTGCAGTCATCCTTACCCCGGCGAATCTACGATTGCTGCTGCCAGCCGGAGATTAATGGAAGAACTGGGAGCGGCTTGCCCATTACAGGAGGTTTTTTCGTTCACCTATCGTACTGAATTTGATAATGGTTTAATAGAGCATGAATATGATCATGTATTATTGGGTACTTATAATGGTAATATAACTCCAGATAGTACAGAAGTAAATGACTTTCGTTTTTTCCCTGTTGATACTATCCGGCAATTAATGAAAGAAACACCATTACAATTTACCAGTTGGTTTCATCAGGCATTTCCCCTGATGCTGCCCTATCTGGAATAA
- a CDS encoding terpene synthase family protein: MQAITFPLIQYPFPSRINPLVTAAHEHTVNWVYTYELLQTNEAKARFAKAKFAWLAARAFPDANLPELCIIADFNTWLFMLDDQCDEAQTGKKSIYLKSIVSGLMDILRYNQSVTLANGGALAAALSDIWERMRAISRPAWRIRFIRSMEEYFSSCVWEADNRAAGQVPSVADYVVMRPYTGALFADVEAIEIIEKVYLPDHILQHAIIKRMVLACNNIVCWSNDLFSCYKESQQGDVHNLVLVLAHEHNLDLQEAIEETIRMHDEEVALFVSLEKQLPVFHVSLEKEVERYIAVLRSWITGNYDWSMKDTGRYSRLMAEVETNAPDRKEKALKRSV; encoded by the coding sequence ATGCAAGCAATCACATTTCCGCTTATTCAATACCCATTTCCTTCACGTATCAATCCGCTGGTAACCGCAGCGCATGAACATACGGTTAATTGGGTCTATACTTACGAATTATTGCAAACAAATGAAGCAAAGGCGCGGTTTGCTAAAGCAAAGTTTGCCTGGTTAGCTGCAAGGGCTTTTCCTGATGCAAATCTTCCTGAATTGTGCATCATTGCCGATTTTAATACCTGGCTTTTTATGTTGGATGATCAGTGTGATGAAGCCCAGACAGGCAAAAAATCCATTTATTTAAAAAGTATCGTTTCCGGATTAATGGATATACTGCGATACAATCAGTCTGTTACTTTAGCCAATGGAGGTGCTTTGGCTGCTGCTTTGAGCGATATCTGGGAGCGGATGCGTGCTATTAGCCGTCCGGCCTGGCGTATCAGGTTTATCCGTAGCATGGAAGAATACTTTTCTTCCTGTGTATGGGAAGCGGATAATCGCGCAGCAGGACAAGTGCCGTCTGTGGCAGACTATGTTGTAATGAGGCCTTATACTGGAGCGCTTTTTGCAGACGTAGAAGCGATTGAAATTATCGAAAAGGTGTATTTACCGGACCATATTTTACAACATGCCATCATAAAACGTATGGTACTGGCCTGTAATAATATTGTGTGCTGGTCAAATGATCTGTTTTCCTGTTATAAAGAATCTCAGCAGGGGGATGTACATAATCTGGTATTGGTACTCGCCCATGAGCATAATCTTGACCTGCAGGAAGCAATAGAGGAAACAATCCGGATGCATGATGAAGAGGTGGCATTGTTTGTATCACTTGAAAAACAACTGCCTGTATTCCATGTCTCATTGGAGAAGGAGGTAGAAAGGTATATTGCTGTATTGCGATCCTGGATCACTGGAAATTATGATTGGAGCATGAAAGATACGGGGCGATATAGCCGGTTGATGGCAGAAGTGGAAACAAATGCACCAGATAGAAAGGAAAAGGCATTAAAACGGTCAGTCTAA
- a CDS encoding TolC family protein, with the protein MYRITSLFTVILLWRSFVVQAQVDTMSYTFNLNDCIQYALTHQHDMVNAGLDKAYYYEKIKESRGKLFPHADINGNFQDNLKLATSLIPDIANGRYDVKIPVQFGTKYSSSISGQVNQTIFNSDYFLGLKASKVYGSLGEKSYTRTAIETRVAVTKAYYAVLVNEENIRLITANQLQLKKTMEDTKARYEVGVAERIDVDRIMVSYNNVVTQMDNQQRLLAYSLELLKFQVGLPAEATLQLKETVKDFPPEQGLKDTTDYLVHDRIEYSQQLTQIDLNRLSLKSKQLSFLPSLSAFVNYGFNYFSTQFSDLYKKGYGSSALGLTLAFPLFSGTERIHQVKEEKITLQKSLNDLDYLGQQIKLEVKNAFTQYQNNMALLNTQKNNITLTQGIYDRIVLKFEQGVSTSLDVISAESELKQAQSDYINALLNALVSKIELDRAMGKIKE; encoded by the coding sequence ATGTACCGTATCACAAGTTTGTTTACTGTTATCCTTTTGTGGAGGTCATTTGTTGTACAGGCCCAGGTCGATACGATGTCATATACTTTTAACCTGAACGACTGTATCCAGTATGCACTGACGCACCAGCATGACATGGTAAATGCTGGTCTGGATAAAGCATATTATTATGAAAAAATCAAGGAAAGCAGAGGAAAGCTCTTTCCTCATGCAGATATTAACGGAAATTTCCAGGACAATCTCAAACTTGCCACTTCTTTGATACCTGATATCGCTAACGGACGCTATGATGTGAAAATTCCGGTCCAGTTTGGTACCAAATACAGCTCCTCTATATCAGGGCAGGTTAACCAGACTATCTTTAACAGTGACTATTTCCTGGGGCTCAAAGCCTCAAAAGTATATGGCAGCCTGGGGGAGAAGAGCTACACACGTACCGCTATTGAAACCCGTGTAGCGGTTACAAAGGCATATTACGCGGTACTGGTCAATGAGGAAAATATCCGTTTAATCACGGCCAACCAGCTGCAGCTCAAAAAAACAATGGAGGATACCAAAGCCAGATATGAGGTAGGGGTAGCCGAAAGAATCGATGTAGACCGTATCATGGTGTCTTATAATAATGTGGTAACTCAGATGGATAATCAACAGCGCCTGCTGGCGTATAGCCTCGAATTGTTAAAATTCCAGGTAGGCCTGCCTGCGGAAGCTACTCTGCAGCTGAAAGAAACCGTGAAAGACTTTCCTCCGGAACAAGGCCTGAAAGATACTACTGACTACCTCGTGCACGACAGGATCGAATATAGCCAGCAACTGACGCAAATAGACCTGAACCGCCTGAGCCTGAAAAGCAAACAACTCTCTTTTTTACCTTCCCTGTCGGCATTTGTCAACTACGGATTTAATTATTTCTCTACGCAGTTCAGTGACCTCTATAAAAAAGGATATGGTAGCTCTGCCCTGGGGCTTACCCTGGCCTTCCCACTATTTTCCGGTACCGAAAGGATTCACCAGGTAAAGGAAGAAAAGATCACCCTGCAGAAATCACTGAACGACCTCGATTACCTGGGGCAACAGATTAAACTGGAGGTTAAAAACGCGTTTACCCAGTATCAGAATAATATGGCATTACTGAATACCCAAAAAAACAATATAACGCTTACGCAAGGAATCTATGATCGTATTGTATTAAAATTTGAACAGGGAGTATCTACCAGCCTGGACGTGATTTCAGCAGAAAGTGAATTAAAGCAGGCACAGAGCGACTATATAAATGCGTTGCTTAATGCGCTGGTAAGTAAGATAGAACTGGACAGGGCAATGGGCAAAATAAAGGAATAG
- a CDS encoding efflux RND transporter periplasmic adaptor subunit — translation MLQFNFQRPFFQKHRQGRVYLWIGICLTGSIIGGACGNGKAPSAGMGGPHMKATVSATTVNPTSYTIDEKFPATLIANNIVELRPDVTGYLEAIRVKDGSNVSKGQVLYEVDKSRYAAAYGQVGASLQQAQADLAQKQRDLERYQNLLSHDAISKQTVDQAATAVKTAEANVAAAKAAVQKAGTDVNHAVLRAPLSGKIGIAQVKVGDIINAGQTLVNTIVNENPMFADFDVPQARIGEFTGGSKQMAGEPARKFYLQFADSSRYDQTGKILAINNIVDPQTGTIRVRLEFPNKNGWLKSGMSCVVVMEYNTGANQLAIPAKAIIQTLAETNVYVLGPGDVVQPRPIEPGPITDSMLIIRKGLSAGDKVIVEGLQKVRPGDTVNVQMK, via the coding sequence ATGCTTCAGTTTAATTTCCAGCGTCCGTTTTTTCAAAAGCACCGGCAGGGGCGTGTGTATTTGTGGATAGGAATATGCCTGACAGGAAGTATCATAGGTGGCGCCTGTGGTAATGGTAAAGCTCCTAGTGCAGGAATGGGAGGGCCACATATGAAGGCTACCGTATCGGCTACCACAGTTAATCCCACTTCGTATACCATTGATGAAAAGTTTCCCGCTACGCTGATAGCTAATAATATTGTGGAGCTCCGCCCCGATGTAACAGGTTACCTGGAGGCTATCAGGGTAAAAGATGGGAGTAATGTCAGTAAAGGACAAGTGTTGTATGAAGTAGACAAAAGCCGTTATGCTGCAGCTTATGGTCAGGTGGGGGCTTCCCTGCAGCAAGCACAGGCGGATCTGGCGCAAAAGCAGCGTGACCTCGAACGCTACCAGAACCTGCTTAGCCATGATGCAATTTCAAAACAAACAGTGGATCAGGCGGCTACAGCAGTGAAAACTGCGGAAGCCAATGTGGCTGCTGCTAAAGCTGCCGTGCAGAAAGCAGGTACAGATGTGAATCATGCCGTACTAAGGGCGCCTTTAAGCGGAAAAATAGGTATTGCCCAGGTCAAAGTAGGCGACATTATTAATGCAGGGCAAACACTGGTCAATACCATTGTAAATGAAAATCCCATGTTTGCAGATTTTGATGTTCCCCAGGCACGCATAGGAGAGTTTACGGGTGGTAGTAAACAGATGGCTGGTGAGCCAGCCCGCAAATTCTATCTGCAGTTTGCAGATAGCTCCCGGTACGATCAAACAGGCAAAATACTCGCTATTAATAATATTGTAGACCCCCAAACAGGTACTATTCGGGTAAGGCTGGAATTTCCCAATAAGAACGGCTGGCTTAAATCAGGTATGAGCTGCGTGGTAGTGATGGAATATAATACTGGTGCTAATCAGCTTGCTATTCCGGCAAAAGCGATCATACAAACGCTGGCAGAAACAAATGTCTATGTCCTGGGGCCTGGCGATGTTGTGCAGCCCAGGCCCATAGAGCCAGGACCAATTACAGATAGTATGCTGATTATCAGGAAAGGATTATCGGCAGGTGATAAGGTGATAGTAGAAGGATTACAAAAGGTCAGACCAGGGGATACCGTAAATGTGCAGATGAAATAA
- a CDS encoding efflux RND transporter permease subunit gives MISKTFIERKNTTIVIAILIVIVGVICMLNLPIAQLPDIAPPVVDIRASYVGANSQTVEETVTTPIENQVNGTPGAMYIQSVSANDGSMSITVTFNLGTNADIAALDVQNRVSLALPGTPDEVRRVGVTVKKRSNDMLMVLALNSPNSSHEREFLDNYLNIYLKPELARLEGVGDVNAFSQDYSMRIWLNPDKMAALGLTAADVANAIREQNQQVPAGIVGAPPARSSQAFEYNVSVRGRLVSAEEFGNVVIATGKGGSLVRLKDISRINLGSFTYAIDAKADGKPGTGMAIYLAPGANALDVNDRVLAKMEELSKSFPPDVQWLVPFETTSFVKISIKEVVQTFIEALLLVVIVVYVFLQNWRATLIPILVIPISIIGTFIFFQLLGFSINTLTLFGFVLAIGIVVDDAIVVVEAVQHHIDADGMGPREATYKAMSEVQAPVIAIALILAAVFVPVAFIPGVSGRLYQQFALTIAFSVLLSAFLALTFTPALTAILLRPAHLDKKSTGINKIFFRFNNWFERVTARYGRGVALAIRKTPVIIILLLIMFVAAGYLFKKVPTTFVPQEDMGALFISIELPDASSTERTQAVVREVNGILLGDSAVNHFFGVTGMNFIANAIKPNSATYFVNLKSWDERYKNGDDMNKVLGRLTARTSHIIGAQILVIPSPTLRGLGTSGGFSFILEQKSNNDLQQFNQVLGQFLMAANKRPEIMRAYAFFSSSTPQFNVDVDRDKCKQLGVAVSDVFNALQTFLGGLYVNDFTRFSRSFRVVLQADSLFRGSITNLNTYYVRNNQGQMVPLSALITSVKGGGAPVINHFNLYRSVGIDGQNNYGYSSGDAIKALEEVAQQTLPANFGYEWANVSKQEIEAGNKSMMIFMLSILFVFLLLTALYESWSVPFSVLLAVPIALFGSIVALWLTKQSNSVYSQIGLITLIGLAAKNAILIVEFCKERVDRGMPLLEATLEAVKLRFRPILMTSFAFILGVLPLTLATGAGAASRINIGYTVMGGMLAATLLAIFTVPVLYVLITKLSYGKKKLAELAEHGEESQRPSHLSE, from the coding sequence ATGATTTCTAAAACATTTATTGAGCGGAAAAATACAACTATTGTAATTGCCATCCTGATCGTGATCGTAGGGGTGATCTGCATGCTAAATCTGCCTATTGCCCAGCTGCCTGATATAGCGCCGCCAGTAGTGGATATCAGGGCCAGTTACGTGGGGGCCAATTCCCAAACGGTAGAAGAAACAGTGACCACACCAATAGAAAACCAGGTAAATGGAACACCGGGCGCCATGTATATCCAATCAGTAAGCGCCAACGATGGGTCCATGAGCATTACAGTTACCTTTAATCTTGGTACCAATGCGGATATTGCGGCGCTGGATGTACAAAACAGGGTCAGCCTGGCTTTACCTGGTACGCCGGATGAAGTAAGAAGGGTAGGGGTGACCGTTAAAAAACGCTCCAATGATATGTTGATGGTGCTGGCGTTAAACTCTCCCAATAGCTCCCATGAAAGGGAATTCCTGGATAACTACCTGAACATTTACCTGAAACCGGAACTGGCCCGTTTGGAAGGCGTGGGTGACGTGAATGCTTTTTCGCAGGATTACAGCATGCGTATCTGGCTCAACCCGGATAAGATGGCGGCCCTCGGACTTACTGCTGCTGATGTGGCAAATGCCATACGGGAACAGAATCAACAGGTGCCTGCGGGTATTGTTGGTGCGCCTCCGGCGCGTTCCAGCCAGGCTTTTGAATATAATGTAAGTGTAAGGGGACGACTGGTCAGTGCGGAAGAATTTGGGAATGTAGTCATTGCTACCGGTAAAGGTGGATCATTGGTACGCTTAAAGGATATATCCCGTATTAACTTAGGCTCTTTTACTTACGCTATTGATGCCAAAGCGGATGGTAAACCCGGAACCGGGATGGCTATTTACCTGGCTCCGGGGGCTAATGCATTGGATGTTAATGACAGGGTACTGGCCAAAATGGAAGAACTGTCCAAATCATTCCCACCAGACGTGCAATGGCTGGTGCCTTTTGAAACCACTTCCTTCGTAAAAATATCTATTAAAGAAGTAGTGCAAACGTTCATAGAGGCGCTGCTGCTGGTGGTAATAGTTGTTTACGTTTTTCTGCAAAATTGGCGGGCCACCCTGATTCCTATCCTGGTAATCCCTATCTCAATTATTGGCACATTTATCTTTTTCCAGCTACTGGGCTTTTCTATTAACACGCTTACCCTGTTTGGATTTGTACTGGCTATTGGTATTGTGGTGGATGATGCGATTGTGGTGGTGGAGGCGGTGCAGCACCATATCGATGCAGATGGGATGGGGCCAAGGGAGGCTACTTATAAGGCAATGTCTGAGGTACAGGCACCGGTGATTGCTATTGCCCTCATTCTGGCAGCGGTATTTGTGCCCGTGGCTTTTATTCCGGGGGTGAGTGGACGGCTGTATCAGCAGTTTGCCTTAACCATTGCGTTTTCTGTACTGCTCTCTGCTTTTCTGGCATTGACGTTTACGCCTGCACTTACCGCGATACTGTTGCGCCCGGCACACCTCGACAAAAAATCTACCGGTATTAACAAGATCTTTTTCCGGTTTAATAACTGGTTTGAAAGGGTAACGGCCCGCTATGGCAGGGGAGTAGCACTGGCGATACGGAAAACGCCGGTAATTATAATACTCTTGCTGATCATGTTTGTAGCTGCCGGATACCTGTTTAAAAAAGTACCTACTACTTTTGTGCCTCAGGAAGATATGGGGGCGTTGTTCATTTCCATCGAATTACCGGATGCGTCTTCTACAGAAAGAACACAGGCAGTGGTGAGAGAAGTAAATGGTATCTTATTGGGCGACAGTGCAGTAAATCACTTTTTTGGTGTTACAGGGATGAATTTCATTGCGAATGCGATTAAACCCAACTCAGCTACTTACTTTGTAAACCTTAAAAGCTGGGACGAACGTTATAAGAACGGAGATGACATGAATAAAGTACTGGGTCGGTTAACTGCTCGTACCAGCCATATTATCGGGGCACAGATCCTGGTTATTCCATCTCCTACCTTACGTGGATTGGGAACCTCCGGTGGTTTTTCTTTTATCCTGGAACAAAAAAGTAATAACGACCTTCAGCAGTTTAACCAGGTTTTGGGACAGTTCCTGATGGCAGCTAATAAACGGCCGGAGATTATGCGGGCATATGCTTTTTTTAGTTCCAGCACCCCCCAGTTTAATGTGGATGTAGACAGAGATAAATGTAAACAGCTAGGCGTGGCAGTGAGTGATGTGTTCAATGCCTTGCAAACCTTTTTGGGTGGGTTGTATGTAAATGATTTTACCCGCTTCAGCCGCAGCTTCCGGGTAGTATTGCAGGCCGATTCTCTCTTCCGTGGCAGTATCACTAACCTGAATACCTATTATGTTCGTAATAACCAGGGACAGATGGTACCGCTGAGTGCTTTGATCACTTCAGTAAAGGGCGGCGGAGCTCCGGTAATCAATCACTTTAATCTGTACCGGTCTGTAGGTATTGACGGACAAAATAACTATGGATATAGTAGTGGTGATGCTATCAAAGCACTGGAAGAAGTCGCCCAACAAACGCTTCCCGCCAATTTTGGCTATGAGTGGGCCAATGTGTCCAAACAGGAAATAGAGGCTGGGAATAAAAGTATGATGATATTTATGTTGTCCATCCTTTTCGTTTTCCTGCTACTCACCGCATTATATGAAAGCTGGTCAGTGCCATTTTCTGTACTACTGGCAGTGCCCATCGCCCTGTTCGGATCTATCGTAGCCCTTTGGCTGACGAAACAATCCAATAGTGTGTATTCACAAATCGGTCTGATCACTCTCATCGGGCTGGCGGCTAAAAATGCGATCCTGATCGTAGAGTTCTGTAAGGAAAGGGTAGACCGCGGGATGCCACTACTGGAAGCTACGCTGGAAGCGGTTAAGCTGCGCTTCCGGCCTATCTTAATGACCTCATTTGCATTTATATTGGGCGTATTGCCTTTAACCCTGGCTACCGGGGCAGGGGCTGCTTCCCGCATAAATATCGGCTATACCGTTATGGGGGGAATGCTGGCTGCTACCTTGCTGGCCATTTTTACGGTGCCTGTATTATATGTACTGATCACCAAATTGTCCTATGGTAAAAAGAAACTGGCGGAACTGGCAGAACATGGTGAAGAAAGTCAGCGGCCCAGTCATTTGTCAGAGTAG